In a single window of the Neospora caninum Liverpool complete genome, chromosome VIIa genome:
- a CDS encoding hydrolase, NUDIX family domain containing protein has protein sequence MNSQVSDLGTPNGVAGSMPRPSANSGHRRLHPVGKSRHVRIEEMHRGDWLKLEKVTYKDASGSRELIWERFVRVTPLHADHTQVTQVPTVSEATSPVGALPKDEVDTNVETTPCAQSKSSTACSQDSPEVASEELNSHNETSISRPAQEIRGDVLPEQKASRGTDSKDARRDGVGPSSADGRFESTSDVPQENVEADSVAVVAIARGGRNCMNQDEPSIILVKQYRPAVDAVTVELPGGLVDKGEDVGTAAVRELREETALERTPQMSSDREERCLCFDYGSGFVGEVVSVGPKVTQSTLGREELHLVTILVDLEASDNVTPRQQLDTEEDIEVVIIPLRNLLQAS, from the exons ATGAATTCCCAGGTTTCGGACCTGGGTACGCCGAATGGGGTGGCCGGGAGTATGCCGCGACCCTCGGCAAATTCCGGGCATCGGCGCCTGCATCCTGTTGGCAAGAGTCGCCACGTCCGCATTGAAGAAATGCATCGTGGCGACTGGCTGAAGTTGGAGAAAGTCACGTATAAAGATGCGTCTGGATCCCGGGAGCTTATCTGGGAGCGCTTCGTCCGCGTcacgccgctgcatgcagaccaTACCCAGGTTACACAGGTCCCAACAGTCTCAGAGGCAACGTCTCCAGTGGGGGCCCTACCCAAAGACGAGGTTGACACAAACGTTGAAACGACTCCGTGCGCTCAGTCCAAGTCCTCGACTGCCTGTTCACAGGATTCACCGGAAGTTGCCAGTGAAGAACTGAACTCCCACAATGAAACGAGTATCTCCCGGCCCGCCCAGGAGATCCGCGGCGACGTCTTACCAGAGCAGAAGGCCTCAAGAGGGACAGATAGCAAAGACgcacggagagacggggtGGGACCGTCCAGTGCAGATGGCAGGTTCGAGAGCACGAGCGACGTTCCCCAGGAAAATGTAGAGGCTGACAGCGTCGCAGTTGTGGCCATAGCTCGTGGGGGCCGAAACTGCATGAATCAAGATGAGCCGAGCATTATTCTCGTCAAGCAGTATCG GCCTGCAGTGGATGCCGTCACGGTAGAACTTCCTGGCGGACTCGTGGACAAGGGAGAGGACGTCGGAACGGCGGCGGTGCGAgagctgagagaagagacag CGCTGGAGAGAACGCCGCAAATGAGCAGCGACAGGGAGGAACGCTGTCTGTGTTTTGACTACGGCTCAGGTTTCGTAGGCGAGGTCGTATCCGTCGGGCCCAAGGTGACGCAGAGCACgctcgggagagaagaactccACCTCGTCACTATCCTG GTGGATCTAGAAGCCTCCGACAACGTGACTCCTCGACAGCAGTTGGATACGGAAGAGGATATCGAGGTTGTCATCATTCCTCTCCGAAATCTTTTGCAGGCAAGTTGA